A part of Paenarthrobacter sp. A20 genomic DNA contains:
- the secY gene encoding preprotein translocase subunit SecY, with product MLSAFGRAFRTPDLRRKLLFTLGIITIFRLGAFIPSPGVNYQNVQQCLNNGDTSQGIYQLVNLFSGGALLQVSVFALGIMPYITASIIVQLLRVVIPRFQQLYEEGSSGQSKLTQYTRYLTIALGLLNATTLVSLARSGQLLPGCNLPIIPDESIIATILIIITLTAGTGLIMWMGELVTEKGVGNGMSLLIFTSIAASFPGSLGSIWETKGPGTFFTVLAVGLLTVALVVFVEQSQRRVPVQYAKRMIGRRTVGGTSTYIPIKVNMAGVVPVIFASSMLYLPGLIAQFNQPAAGEAMAPWVEWINNNLTRGDHPIYMALYFAMIVFFTYFYVAITFNPEEVSDNMKKYGGFIPGIRAGKPTADYLQYVLSRITLPGALYLGFVALIPLVALVLINANQNFPFGGTSILIMVGVGLETVKQIDAQLQQRHYEGLLR from the coding sequence TTGCTAAGCGCATTCGGCCGGGCGTTTCGGACGCCTGATTTGCGACGCAAGTTGTTGTTCACGCTGGGAATCATCACAATCTTCCGCTTGGGAGCTTTCATCCCCTCGCCTGGTGTGAACTACCAGAATGTCCAGCAATGCTTGAACAACGGTGACACCTCGCAGGGCATCTACCAGCTGGTGAACTTGTTCAGCGGCGGCGCGTTGCTGCAGGTATCAGTCTTTGCCTTGGGCATCATGCCCTACATCACGGCGAGCATCATCGTTCAGTTGCTTCGGGTGGTCATTCCCCGGTTCCAGCAGCTCTACGAAGAGGGTTCTTCGGGACAGTCAAAGTTGACGCAGTACACCCGTTACCTCACTATCGCCCTGGGCTTGTTGAACGCCACCACGCTGGTGTCGCTTGCCCGGTCCGGCCAGTTGCTTCCGGGCTGCAACCTGCCCATCATTCCTGATGAGAGCATCATCGCCACCATCCTCATCATCATCACGTTGACGGCCGGTACCGGCCTCATCATGTGGATGGGCGAGCTGGTGACGGAAAAGGGTGTTGGCAACGGCATGTCGCTCCTCATCTTCACTTCCATTGCTGCCAGCTTCCCCGGTTCCCTGGGTTCCATTTGGGAAACCAAGGGCCCCGGAACCTTCTTCACTGTGTTGGCTGTCGGCTTGCTGACCGTGGCCCTTGTGGTTTTCGTGGAGCAGTCCCAGCGCCGCGTTCCGGTTCAATACGCCAAGCGTATGATCGGGCGCCGCACGGTAGGCGGAACCAGCACCTACATCCCCATCAAGGTGAACATGGCCGGCGTCGTGCCCGTCATCTTCGCATCCTCCATGCTCTACCTGCCTGGTCTGATTGCGCAGTTCAACCAGCCGGCCGCAGGGGAGGCCATGGCCCCATGGGTTGAGTGGATCAACAACAACCTCACCCGTGGCGACCACCCCATCTACATGGCGCTCTACTTCGCCATGATCGTGTTCTTTACGTACTTCTACGTGGCCATCACCTTCAACCCTGAAGAAGTGTCGGACAACATGAAGAAGTACGGCGGGTTCATTCCGGGCATCCGGGCGGGTAAACCGACCGCGGACTACCTGCAGTACGTGCTTTCCAGGATCACCCTGCCTGGAGCCCTTTACCTGGGCTTCGTGGCGTTGATTCCGCTGGTTGCACTCGTCCTGATCAACGCCAACCAGAACTTCCCGTTCGGTGGCACGTCAATCCTGATCATGGTGGGTGTCGGCCTGGAAACCGTCAAGCAGATTGATGCGCAGCTACAACAACGTCACTACGAAGGGCTTTTGCGATGA
- a CDS encoding 3-oxoacyl-ACP synthase III family protein — translation MKTALNGHSRIAGLEVYLPPARLDTAAVEHRIAESSPGFRVPKGLIGRVTGIRSRSVMADTEQASDLAANAAAKVLAECGLQAPDVDLLIFASASQDMVEPATGHMVAAKLGLSCPVMDVKNACNSFLNGVEVADSLIATGRYARVLVATGESPSRAVRWRVPDFETFASSFPGYTMSDGGAAVLLEAADPPKSGVDAAAGILSMAFTARSSHWSVGTLAAGGSAFPRDPEASYFSMDGEKLKDAFLDLGCDVLDQTLARLDLKWTDFAVVCVHQVSAPYREIFAARAGVPNELLVPSVEDFGNLASVSLPLQLKLAMDSGRGGPGDLVALVGLAGGVSLGMAVVRL, via the coding sequence ATGAAAACAGCTTTGAACGGACACAGCCGGATTGCCGGGCTTGAGGTCTACCTGCCGCCCGCGCGACTGGACACTGCCGCCGTCGAGCACCGCATTGCCGAAAGTAGTCCTGGCTTCCGCGTTCCCAAGGGACTCATCGGACGCGTGACGGGTATCCGGTCCCGGAGTGTCATGGCGGATACAGAACAAGCGTCCGACCTTGCTGCCAATGCCGCCGCGAAGGTCCTCGCCGAGTGTGGCCTGCAGGCACCGGATGTGGACCTCCTGATCTTCGCCTCGGCCAGCCAAGACATGGTGGAGCCGGCCACCGGTCATATGGTTGCGGCGAAGCTGGGCCTCTCGTGCCCCGTGATGGACGTCAAGAATGCTTGCAACAGCTTCCTGAACGGCGTTGAAGTGGCGGACTCGTTGATCGCCACAGGGCGCTACGCCCGGGTACTGGTGGCCACGGGTGAATCGCCGTCCAGGGCCGTGCGGTGGCGGGTTCCGGACTTCGAGACTTTTGCGTCGAGCTTTCCCGGGTACACCATGAGCGACGGCGGCGCTGCAGTGTTGCTTGAGGCGGCAGACCCGCCGAAGTCCGGTGTCGATGCAGCGGCCGGAATCCTGTCCATGGCATTCACGGCCCGGAGCAGCCATTGGTCTGTGGGGACGCTCGCGGCCGGTGGCTCTGCGTTTCCACGCGATCCGGAAGCCAGTTACTTCAGCATGGACGGTGAAAAGCTCAAAGACGCCTTCCTGGATCTTGGGTGCGATGTCCTTGACCAGACCCTGGCCCGGCTTGACCTGAAATGGACCGACTTCGCCGTGGTCTGCGTGCACCAAGTCAGTGCTCCCTACAGGGAGATCTTCGCAGCACGTGCGGGGGTCCCGAACGAGCTGCTGGTCCCTTCCGTAGAAGATTTTGGCAATCTGGCTTCGGTCAGCCTGCCGCTGCAACTGAAACTGGCCATGGACAGCGGACG
- the rpmD gene encoding 50S ribosomal protein L30, which produces MAKNLTPSDAKLEITQIKGVIGAKQNQIATLRSLGLKRIGHTVVRTADAVTVGMLNTVPHLVNVEEAK; this is translated from the coding sequence ATGGCTAAGAACCTGACTCCCTCCGACGCCAAGTTGGAGATCACCCAGATCAAGGGCGTCATTGGCGCCAAGCAGAACCAGATCGCCACCCTTCGGTCCCTCGGCCTGAAGCGCATCGGACACACTGTTGTCCGTACCGCCGACGCCGTGACCGTTGGCATGCTGAACACGGTTCCGCACCTCGTGAATGTAGAGGAGGCGAAGTAA
- the rpsE gene encoding 30S ribosomal protein S5, with protein sequence MTEAVAAEATETAPATDDRRGGRRGERGDRGQGRGDRGGRGGRDGGREAEKSQFVERVVTINRVAKVVKGGRRFSFTALVVVGDGNGMVGVGYGKAKEVPAAIAKGVEEAKKSFFRVPRVGNTIPHRVQGEAAAGVVLLRPASAGTGVIAGGPVRAVLECVGIHDILSKSLGSSNAINIVHATVAALKQLEEPASVAARRGLPLDEVAPAALVRALQNQKAGV encoded by the coding sequence GTGACTGAAGCTGTAGCTGCTGAAGCAACTGAGACCGCACCCGCTACCGATGACCGCCGCGGCGGACGTCGTGGCGAGCGCGGCGATCGTGGCCAGGGCCGCGGCGACCGTGGTGGCCGTGGTGGCCGCGACGGCGGTCGTGAAGCCGAGAAGAGCCAGTTCGTAGAGCGCGTTGTCACCATCAACCGCGTTGCCAAGGTCGTCAAGGGTGGTCGTCGCTTCAGCTTCACCGCTCTCGTCGTCGTCGGTGACGGCAACGGTATGGTCGGCGTTGGCTACGGCAAGGCCAAGGAAGTTCCCGCTGCTATCGCAAAGGGCGTTGAAGAGGCCAAGAAGTCCTTCTTCCGCGTTCCCCGCGTTGGCAACACCATCCCGCACCGTGTGCAGGGTGAGGCTGCTGCAGGCGTTGTCCTGCTGCGTCCGGCTTCCGCCGGTACCGGTGTTATCGCCGGTGGTCCGGTCCGCGCGGTATTGGAGTGCGTGGGTATCCACGACATCCTCTCCAAGTCGCTCGGTTCTTCCAACGCGATCAACATCGTTCACGCGACCGTTGCCGCTCTGAAGCAGCTCGAAGAGCCCGCTTCCGTGGCTGCCCGACGTGGCCTGCCGCTGGACGAGGTTGCTCCTGCTGCTCTGGTGCGCGCGCTCCAGAACCAGAAGGCAGGTGTTTAG
- a CDS encoding adenylate kinase, with protein MLIIGPPGSGKGTQAERISERLGVVAISTGDIFRANVKGETPLGIEAKKYMDAGDFVPDSVTNDMVRDRLSQSDVENGFLLDGYPRTTAQVDYLDQILAEGQQELDVVLQLTADDEELVTRLLGRAKETGRSDDNETVIRHRLDLYHEQTEAVVAKYAERGILTQVDGIGGIDEVTDRVLTAIESAKAV; from the coding sequence ATGCTGATCATTGGACCTCCCGGTTCGGGCAAGGGTACGCAGGCTGAGCGGATTTCCGAGCGCCTCGGCGTAGTCGCCATCTCCACCGGCGACATCTTCCGTGCCAACGTCAAGGGTGAAACCCCCTTGGGCATTGAAGCCAAGAAGTACATGGACGCGGGCGACTTCGTTCCGGACAGCGTCACGAACGACATGGTTCGGGACCGTCTGAGCCAGAGCGACGTGGAGAACGGCTTCCTCCTGGATGGCTACCCGCGCACCACGGCGCAGGTTGATTACCTGGACCAGATCCTCGCCGAAGGCCAGCAGGAGCTCGACGTCGTGCTCCAGTTGACCGCCGACGACGAAGAACTGGTAACCCGTCTCCTTGGCCGTGCCAAGGAGACCGGCCGCTCGGACGACAACGAGACCGTGATCCGTCACCGTCTTGACCTCTACCACGAGCAGACCGAAGCGGTTGTTGCCAAGTACGCCGAGCGTGGCATCCTCACTCAGGTTGATGGCATTGGCGGTATCGATGAAGTTACCGATCGTGTCCTCACGGCGATTGAGTCGGCCAAGGCCGTCTAG
- the rplO gene encoding 50S ribosomal protein L15, protein MAENKTAAETAEKQNTLKVHHLRPAPGAKTAKTRVGRGEGSKGKTAGRGTKGTKARYQVKAGFAGGQLPLHMRLPKLRGFKNPFRVEFQVVNLEKLNELFPEGGTVTVESLVEKGAVRKNQPVKVLGTGDITVKVDVTVHAFSASATEKIAAAGGSTTAL, encoded by the coding sequence ATGGCAGAGAACAAGACCGCCGCAGAGACTGCTGAGAAGCAGAACACTCTGAAGGTCCACCACCTGCGTCCCGCCCCGGGTGCCAAGACCGCCAAGACCCGTGTTGGTCGTGGTGAAGGCTCCAAGGGTAAGACCGCTGGTCGCGGTACCAAGGGTACGAAGGCCCGCTACCAGGTAAAGGCTGGCTTTGCCGGCGGCCAGCTGCCGCTGCACATGCGCCTGCCGAAGCTGCGCGGCTTCAAGAACCCGTTCCGGGTTGAGTTCCAGGTTGTAAACCTGGAGAAGCTCAACGAGCTGTTCCCGGAAGGTGGCACTGTCACCGTTGAATCTCTGGTTGAGAAGGGTGCCGTTCGCAAGAACCAGCCCGTCAAGGTGCTGGGCACCGGCGACATCACCGTCAAGGTTGACGTCACGGTCCACGCATTCTCCGCCAGCGCTACGGAGAAGATTGCTGCAGCAGGCGGAAGCACCACTGCTCTCTAA
- the rplR gene encoding 50S ribosomal protein L18: MAIAINKKRTNKSKSAARSRRQLRIRKRITGTAVRPRMVVNRSARHMFVQVVDDSKGVTVAFASTLEADLRAFDGDKTAKAKRVGELVAERAKAAGVEAVVFDRGGNKYHGRIAAVADGAREGGLAL; the protein is encoded by the coding sequence ATGGCCATCGCAATTAACAAGAAGCGTACGAACAAGAGCAAGTCGGCTGCACGCAGCCGTCGCCAGCTTCGTATCCGCAAGCGCATCACTGGTACGGCTGTACGTCCTCGTATGGTCGTCAACCGCTCTGCACGTCACATGTTCGTCCAGGTTGTCGATGACAGCAAGGGTGTAACCGTGGCTTTCGCTTCCACTTTGGAAGCGGACCTTCGTGCATTCGACGGAGACAAGACTGCCAAGGCCAAGCGCGTTGGCGAGCTCGTTGCCGAGCGTGCCAAGGCTGCAGGCGTCGAGGCTGTTGTCTTCGACCGTGGCGGTAACAAGTACCACGGCCGCATCGCCGCCGTCGCTGACGGTGCTCGCGAAGGTGGGCTGGCTCTGTGA